A region of Pseudomonas putida DNA encodes the following proteins:
- a CDS encoding FCD domain-containing protein: MVFDQVRQRRLSDDIVDRLEGMILEGTLTSGQRLPAERALAEQFGVSRPSLREAIQKLVAKGLLISRQGGGNFVAESLGSTFSDPLLQLLEHSPEAQRDLLEFRHTLEASCAYYAAQRATEPDRARLKAAFDVLQDCYTRVDEVTRAEEGAADARFHLAIAEASHNAVLLHTIRGLFDLLKRNVVTNIGGMYQQRTETRDMLISQHRELYLAIVEGRAEDAREVSSRHILYVQEVLHEAHEEAQRVARAERRSGR; encoded by the coding sequence ATGGTTTTTGATCAGGTCCGCCAACGGCGCCTGTCCGACGACATCGTCGATCGGTTGGAAGGGATGATTCTCGAAGGCACGCTGACCTCGGGCCAGCGGCTGCCGGCCGAGCGCGCCCTTGCCGAACAGTTCGGTGTGTCGCGCCCGTCACTGCGTGAGGCGATTCAGAAGCTGGTGGCAAAGGGGTTGCTGATCAGTCGTCAGGGCGGTGGCAACTTTGTTGCAGAGTCGCTGGGCTCGACGTTCAGCGACCCGCTGTTGCAGTTGCTTGAGCACAGCCCCGAGGCGCAGCGCGACTTGCTTGAGTTCCGCCATACCCTGGAGGCTTCCTGCGCCTATTACGCGGCCCAGCGCGCCACCGAGCCTGACCGGGCACGGCTCAAAGCGGCCTTCGACGTGCTGCAGGACTGCTACACCCGGGTTGACGAGGTGACCCGGGCGGAGGAGGGCGCGGCCGATGCGCGCTTTCACCTGGCGATAGCTGAGGCCAGCCATAACGCGGTCTTGCTGCATACCATTCGCGGCCTGTTCGACCTGCTAAAGCGTAACGTGGTGACCAATATTGGCGGCATGTACCAGCAGCGGACCGAAACCCGGGACATGCTGATCAGTCAGCACCGGGAGCTGTACCTGGCGATTGTCGAGGGCAGGGCGGAGGATGCGCGGGAGGTTTCCAGCCGGCACATTTTGTATGTGCAGGAGGTGCTGCATGAGGCGCACGAAGAGGCGCAGCGTGTGGCGCGGGCGGAGCGGCGCAGCGGGCGCTGA
- the lldD gene encoding FMN-dependent L-lactate dehydrogenase LldD produces the protein MIISASTDYRAAAQRKLPPFLFHYADGGAYAEHTLRHNVSDLASIALRQRVLKNMSELSLETKLFDETLSMPVALAPVGLTGMYARRGEVQAARAAAAHGIPFTMSTVSVCPIEEVAPAINRPMWFQLYVLKDRGFMRNALERAKAAGVKTLVFTVDMPVPGARYRDAHSGMSGSNGPMRRVLQAMTHPEWAWDVGVMGRPHDLGNISKYRGNPTGLADYIGWLGNNFDPSISWKDLEWIRDYWEGPMIIKGILDADDARDAVKFGADGIVVSNHGGRQLDGVLSSARALPAIADAVKGDLKILADSGIRSGLDVVRMIAMGADTVLIGRAFLWALAVHGEAGVKNLLELFEKEMRVAMVLTGAKTISEITRDSLVRELGA, from the coding sequence ATGATCATTTCCGCCTCCACCGACTATCGCGCCGCGGCCCAACGCAAGCTGCCCCCCTTCCTCTTCCACTACGCCGACGGCGGCGCCTACGCCGAGCACACGTTGCGCCACAACGTCTCGGACCTGGCCAGCATCGCCCTGCGCCAGCGCGTGTTGAAGAACATGTCCGAGCTCAGCCTGGAAACCAAGCTGTTCGACGAAACCCTGAGCATGCCCGTGGCCCTGGCCCCGGTCGGCCTGACCGGCATGTACGCCCGCCGTGGCGAGGTCCAGGCGGCACGCGCCGCTGCGGCCCATGGCATTCCGTTCACCATGTCGACCGTGTCGGTGTGCCCGATCGAAGAAGTTGCCCCGGCCATCAACCGGCCGATGTGGTTCCAGCTGTATGTGCTCAAGGACCGCGGCTTCATGCGCAATGCGCTAGAGCGGGCCAAGGCGGCCGGGGTCAAGACCCTGGTGTTCACCGTCGACATGCCCGTACCCGGTGCCCGTTACCGCGACGCCCACTCCGGCATGAGCGGCAGCAACGGCCCGATGCGCCGCGTACTGCAAGCCATGACCCACCCTGAGTGGGCCTGGGACGTCGGCGTGATGGGCCGCCCACACGACCTCGGCAACATCTCCAAATACCGTGGCAACCCCACGGGCCTTGCCGACTACATCGGCTGGCTGGGCAACAACTTCGACCCGTCGATCTCCTGGAAAGACCTGGAGTGGATCCGCGACTACTGGGAGGGCCCGATGATCATCAAGGGCATCCTGGATGCCGACGATGCCCGCGACGCGGTCAAGTTCGGTGCCGACGGCATCGTCGTGTCCAACCACGGCGGCCGCCAGCTCGACGGCGTGCTGTCCAGCGCCCGCGCCCTGCCGGCGATTGCCGACGCGGTCAAGGGCGACCTGAAGATCCTCGCCGACTCCGGCATCCGCAGCGGCCTCGACGTGGTGCGCATGATCGCCATGGGCGCCGACACCGTGCTGATCGGCCGCGCCTTCCTCTGGGCCCTCGCCGTGCATGGCGAGGCCGGGGTGAAAAACCTGCTCGAACTGTTCGAGAAGGAAATGCGCGTGGCCATGGTGCTGACCGGCGCCAAGACGATCAGCGAGATCACCCGCGATTCGCTGGTGCGCGAACTGGGCGCCTGA
- a CDS encoding FAD-binding and (Fe-S)-binding domain-containing protein — protein MSLPAAFLRDVERLIPAERRFDDPTSTLAFGTDASFYRLIPKLVVRVESEDEVVGLLQLAQRERVPVTFRAAGTSLSGQAISDSVLIVLGDNWNGREIRGQGEQIRLQPGVIGAQANAWLAPYGRKIGPDPASINACKIGGIVANNASGMCCGTAQNTYHTLAGLRLVLADGTRLDSEDPASVAAFKRSHADLLEALARLGRETRANTELADRIRHKYRLKNTTGLSLNALVDYDQPLDILQHLLVGSEGTLGFISAVTYDTVPDHPHKASALLVFPSVESCCRAVTVLKRQPVSAVELLDRRSLRSVQNMPGMPLWVKGLSDNACALLIESRAASQTLLHEQLHQVMASIADYPLEQKVEFSEDPAVYNQLWKIRKDTFPAVGAVRQTGTTVIIEDVTFPVEQLAEGVNRLIQLFDKHHYDEAIIFGHALEGNLHFVFTQGFNSAEEVARYQAFMDDVAQLVAVEFGGSLKAEHGTGRNMAPFVELEWGHDAYQLMWALKRLLDPNGILNPDVVLSEDRDIHLKNLKPLPAADEIVDKCIECGFCEPVCPSKGLTLSPRQRIVMWRDIQAKKRAGVDTRELLKTYQYQGLDTCAATGLCAQRCPVGINTGELVKKLRSQAAEHAKTADWLADHFHTALSGARLTLTAANAARKLLGAPRLSRLTASLSKASNGRLPQWTPAMPQPLRAIDFGPASNDARPRVVYLAACVSRVMGPAYADREQSSLLDKTRALLEKAGYQVVFPDNADSLCCGQPFASKGYPEQAEHKRQELINALLHTSRGGLDPIYCDTSPCTLRLVQDLGDTRLDLYDPVRFIRTHLLDKLEFTPQDEPVAVHVTCSTQHLGESQALIDLARRCSKHVVIPEGIHCCGFAGDKGFTTPELNAHSLRSLKDAVQYCSEGISTSRTCEIGLSSHSGIDYHGLVYLVDRVTRPRSI, from the coding sequence ATGAGCCTGCCCGCCGCGTTCCTGCGTGATGTCGAGCGCCTGATACCCGCCGAACGCCGTTTCGACGACCCGACCTCCACCCTGGCCTTCGGCACCGATGCCAGCTTCTATCGGCTGATCCCCAAGCTGGTGGTACGCGTCGAGTCCGAGGACGAAGTGGTCGGCCTGCTGCAGTTGGCCCAGCGCGAGCGCGTGCCGGTGACCTTCCGCGCCGCCGGCACCAGTTTGTCTGGGCAGGCCATCAGCGACTCGGTGCTGATTGTGCTCGGCGACAACTGGAACGGCCGTGAAATTCGCGGCCAGGGTGAGCAGATCCGCCTGCAACCCGGCGTCATAGGCGCCCAGGCCAACGCCTGGCTGGCCCCCTACGGCCGCAAGATCGGCCCAGACCCCGCCTCGATCAACGCCTGCAAGATCGGCGGCATCGTCGCCAACAACGCCAGCGGCATGTGCTGCGGCACTGCGCAAAACACCTATCACACCCTGGCGGGCCTGCGCCTGGTGCTGGCCGACGGCACCCGCCTGGACAGCGAAGACCCCGCCAGCGTCGCGGCCTTCAAGCGCAGCCATGCCGACCTGCTGGAAGCCCTGGCCCGCCTGGGCCGCGAAACCCGCGCCAACACCGAACTGGCAGACCGCATCCGCCACAAGTACCGGCTGAAGAACACCACCGGCCTGTCACTCAATGCCCTGGTGGACTACGACCAGCCGCTCGATATCCTGCAGCACTTGCTGGTCGGGTCTGAAGGCACGCTGGGCTTCATCAGCGCCGTCACCTACGACACCGTGCCCGACCACCCGCACAAGGCCAGCGCCTTGCTGGTGTTCCCCAGCGTCGAGAGCTGCTGCCGCGCGGTGACCGTGCTCAAGCGCCAGCCCGTGTCCGCCGTCGAACTGCTCGACCGCCGCAGCCTGCGCTCGGTACAAAACATGCCCGGTATGCCCCTGTGGGTAAAAGGCCTGTCAGACAACGCCTGCGCCCTGCTGATCGAGTCCCGCGCCGCCAGCCAGACGCTGCTGCATGAACAACTGCACCAGGTGATGGCATCGATTGCCGACTATCCCTTGGAGCAAAAGGTCGAGTTCAGCGAAGACCCAGCGGTGTACAACCAGCTGTGGAAAATCCGCAAGGACACCTTCCCCGCCGTCGGTGCCGTGCGCCAGACCGGCACCACAGTGATCATCGAAGACGTGACCTTCCCCGTCGAGCAACTGGCCGAAGGCGTCAACCGCCTGATCCAGCTGTTCGACAAGCACCACTACGACGAGGCGATCATCTTTGGCCATGCCCTGGAGGGCAACCTGCACTTCGTCTTCACCCAAGGCTTCAACAGCGCCGAAGAAGTCGCGCGTTACCAGGCCTTCATGGACGACGTGGCACAGCTGGTGGCCGTGGAGTTCGGTGGCTCGCTGAAAGCCGAGCACGGCACCGGGCGCAACATGGCGCCGTTCGTGGAACTGGAGTGGGGCCATGACGCCTACCAGTTGATGTGGGCACTCAAGCGCCTGCTCGACCCCAACGGCATCCTCAACCCCGACGTGGTGCTGAGTGAAGACCGGGATATCCACCTGAAAAACCTCAAGCCCTTGCCGGCTGCCGACGAAATCGTCGACAAGTGCATCGAATGCGGTTTCTGCGAACCGGTATGTCCGTCCAAGGGGCTGACCCTGAGCCCCCGCCAGCGCATCGTCATGTGGCGTGATATCCAGGCCAAGAAACGCGCCGGCGTCGACACGCGGGAGCTGCTCAAGACCTACCAATACCAAGGCCTCGACACCTGCGCCGCCACCGGCCTGTGCGCCCAACGTTGCCCGGTCGGCATCAACACCGGCGAGCTGGTGAAGAAGCTGCGCAGCCAAGCCGCCGAGCACGCAAAAACCGCCGACTGGCTGGCCGATCATTTCCACACGGCATTGAGTGGCGCCCGCCTGACCCTGACCGCCGCCAATGCTGCCCGCAAGCTGCTCGGCGCCCCACGCCTAAGCCGCCTGACCGCATCGCTGAGCAAAGCCAGCAACGGCCGACTGCCGCAGTGGACGCCGGCCATGCCGCAGCCGCTGCGCGCCATCGACTTCGGCCCCGCGAGCAACGATGCCCGCCCCCGCGTCGTGTACCTGGCTGCCTGCGTCTCACGCGTGATGGGCCCCGCCTATGCCGACCGCGAACAAAGTTCGCTGCTGGACAAGACCCGCGCCCTGCTGGAAAAAGCCGGTTACCAAGTCGTGTTCCCGGACAACGCCGACAGCCTCTGCTGCGGCCAGCCATTCGCCTCCAAGGGCTACCCGGAGCAGGCCGAGCACAAACGCCAGGAACTGATCAACGCCTTGCTCCATACCAGCCGCGGCGGCCTCGACCCAATCTACTGTGACACCAGCCCCTGTACCCTGCGCCTGGTGCAGGACCTGGGCGACACCCGCCTGGACCTGTACGACCCGGTGCGCTTCATCCGCACCCACCTGCTGGACAAACTGGAGTTCACCCCCCAGGACGAGCCGGTGGCCGTGCACGTGACCTGCAGCACCCAGCACCTGGGCGAAAGCCAGGCGCTGATCGACCTGGCGCGGCGGTGCAGCAAGCACGTGGTGATCCCGGAAGGCATTCACTGCTGCGGGTTTGCCGGTGATAAAGGCTTTACCACCCCAGAGCTCAATGCCCACTCGCTGCGCAGCCTGAAGGATGCGGTGCAGTATTGCAGCGAAGGCATTTCCACCAGCCGCACCTGTGAGATCGGGTTGTCGAGCCACAGCGGCATCGACTACCACGGCCTGGTCTACCTGGTAGACCGCGTCACCCGCCCCCGCAGCATCTAA
- the bamE gene encoding outer membrane protein assembly factor BamE, whose protein sequence is MQNTKLLLTSLTLVGLLALAGCSFPGVYKIDIQQGNVVTQDMIDQLRPGMTRRQVRFIMGNPLIQDTFNTNRWDYLYSLQPGGGKRQQERMSIFFNESDQLVNLSGDFMPGVSRDQEILGGSSDTTVSPATQPEQATPQPEEKPAKPGSVEDSIQREIDTIETTPVPTPAPLETSPQ, encoded by the coding sequence ATGCAAAACACCAAGCTCTTGCTAACCAGCCTCACCCTAGTGGGACTGCTCGCACTCGCCGGTTGCTCGTTTCCCGGGGTTTACAAAATCGACATCCAGCAGGGCAATGTCGTCACGCAGGACATGATAGACCAATTACGCCCGGGAATGACCCGACGGCAAGTAAGGTTTATCATGGGCAACCCGCTGATTCAGGACACGTTCAACACCAACCGTTGGGACTACCTGTACAGCCTGCAGCCTGGTGGCGGAAAACGCCAGCAAGAGCGCATGAGCATTTTCTTCAACGAAAGCGACCAACTGGTCAACCTGTCTGGCGATTTCATGCCAGGCGTGAGCCGCGACCAGGAAATCCTGGGTGGCAGCAGCGACACCACGGTCAGCCCGGCGACTCAGCCAGAGCAGGCCACACCTCAGCCAGAAGAGAAACCGGCCAAGCCGGGTTCGGTGGAAGATTCCATCCAGCGCGAGATCGACACCATCGAGACCACCCCGGTCCCGACACCAGCACCGCTGGAAACCTCCCCGCAATAA
- a CDS encoding type II toxin-antitoxin system RatA family toxin yields MTTHIQRSALLPYPAQALYDLVNDVASYPQFLPWCSASTVIEASDTHMRAKLEVAKGGMSQHFVTRNVLVPGQSIEMNLEEGPFSQLHGVWVFKPLGEKACKISLDLSFDYAGPLVRATLGPLFNQAANTLVDAFCQRAKQLNA; encoded by the coding sequence ATGACTACCCATATTCAACGCTCTGCCCTGCTGCCGTATCCCGCCCAGGCGCTTTACGATCTGGTCAATGACGTGGCCAGCTACCCGCAATTCTTGCCATGGTGCTCGGCGTCCACGGTCATCGAGGCCAGTGACACGCACATGCGCGCCAAGCTTGAGGTTGCCAAAGGTGGCATGAGCCAGCATTTCGTCACGCGCAATGTGCTGGTGCCGGGGCAGTCCATCGAAATGAATCTGGAAGAGGGGCCGTTCTCCCAGTTACATGGCGTGTGGGTGTTCAAACCACTGGGCGAGAAGGCCTGCAAGATCAGCCTGGATCTGTCCTTCGATTATGCAGGGCCCTTGGTACGGGCCACGTTGGGGCCGCTGTTCAATCAGGCGGCCAACACCCTGGTGGATGCCTTCTGCCAGCGCGCCAAGCAGCTTAATGCCTGA
- the smpB gene encoding SsrA-binding protein SmpB: protein MAKQKKHPTGTIAQNKKARHDYFIEHKFEAGLVLSGWEVKSLRAGKAHLTDSYVLLKDGEAWLFGSHITPLTTASTHVIADPIRSRKLLLNKRELERVEAAVAQKGYTCVALALYWSKHLIKCEIALGKGKKEFDKRDTVRERDSNRELQRAVRNKGKED, encoded by the coding sequence ATGGCTAAACAAAAGAAACATCCGACCGGGACCATCGCGCAAAACAAGAAAGCGCGACACGATTACTTCATCGAACACAAGTTCGAGGCCGGGCTGGTCCTGTCCGGTTGGGAAGTAAAGAGCCTGCGGGCCGGCAAGGCGCACCTGACCGACAGCTACGTGCTGCTCAAGGATGGCGAAGCCTGGCTGTTCGGCAGCCACATCACCCCGCTGACCACGGCCAGCACCCACGTCATCGCCGACCCTATCCGTTCACGCAAGCTGCTGCTGAACAAGCGCGAGCTCGAACGTGTGGAAGCGGCCGTGGCGCAGAAGGGCTACACCTGCGTGGCCCTGGCGCTGTACTGGAGCAAGCACCTTATCAAGTGCGAGATCGCGCTTGGCAAGGGCAAGAAGGAATTCGACAAGCGCGACACCGTGCGCGAACGCGATTCCAACCGCGAGCTGCAGCGTGCCGTGCGTAACAAGGGCAAGGAAGACTAG
- a CDS encoding lactate permease LctP family transporter, whose amino-acid sequence MQTWQQLYSPLGSLGLSALAAVIPIVFFFLALAVFRLKGHVAGSITLALSILVAIFAFQMPVDMAFAAAGYGFFYGLWPIAWIIVAAVFLYKLTVKSGQFEVIRSSVLSITDDQRLQVLLIGFCFGAFLEGAAGFGAPVAITAALLVGLGFNPLYAAGLCLIANTAPVAFGALGIPIIVAGQVTGIDAFHIGAMTGRQLPLLSLFVPFWLVFMMDGLRGVKETWPAALVAGLSFAVTQYFTSNFIGPELPDITSALASLICLTLFLKVWQPKRSFTEAKGSVGAAVVQSSGSQPTPYSFGEIFKAWSPFLILTVLVTIWTLKPFKAAFAPGGAMYNFVFNFAIPHLDQLVIKTAPIVAAPTAMPAVFKLDPISATGTAIFLSALISMAVLKINFKTGLTTFKETFWELRWPILSIGMVLAFAFVTNYSGMSSTMALVLAGTGAAFPFFSPFLGWLGVFLTGSDTSSNALFSSLQATTAHQIGVNDTLLVAANTSGGVTGKMISPQSIAVACAATGLVGKESDLFRFTVKHSLFFATIVGLITLIQAYWLTGMLVHH is encoded by the coding sequence ATGCAAACCTGGCAACAACTCTATAGCCCGCTTGGTAGTCTTGGCCTGTCCGCACTGGCGGCAGTCATCCCTATCGTGTTCTTCTTCCTCGCCCTCGCCGTGTTCCGCCTCAAAGGCCACGTCGCCGGCAGCATCACCCTCGCGCTGTCGATCCTGGTGGCGATCTTCGCCTTCCAGATGCCTGTCGACATGGCCTTTGCCGCCGCGGGTTACGGCTTCTTCTACGGCCTCTGGCCAATTGCCTGGATCATCGTTGCCGCGGTGTTCCTGTACAAACTCACGGTCAAGAGCGGCCAGTTCGAAGTGATCCGCAGCTCGGTGCTGTCGATCACCGACGACCAGCGCCTGCAAGTGCTGCTGATCGGCTTCTGCTTCGGTGCCTTCCTCGAAGGCGCGGCCGGCTTCGGTGCACCCGTGGCCATCACGGCCGCGCTGCTGGTGGGCCTGGGCTTCAACCCGCTGTACGCCGCCGGCCTGTGCCTGATCGCCAACACCGCGCCGGTCGCCTTCGGCGCGCTGGGCATCCCGATCATCGTGGCCGGCCAGGTCACCGGCATCGACGCCTTCCACATTGGCGCCATGACCGGCCGCCAACTGCCGCTGCTGTCGCTGTTCGTGCCGTTCTGGCTGGTGTTCATGATGGACGGCCTGCGCGGCGTGAAAGAAACCTGGCCTGCAGCGCTGGTCGCCGGCCTGAGCTTTGCCGTAACCCAGTACTTCACCTCGAACTTCATCGGCCCAGAACTGCCGGACATCACCTCGGCCCTGGCCAGCCTGATCTGCCTGACCCTGTTCCTGAAAGTCTGGCAGCCCAAGCGTTCGTTCACCGAAGCCAAGGGCAGCGTCGGCGCCGCCGTCGTGCAATCCAGCGGCAGCCAGCCAACCCCTTACAGCTTCGGCGAGATCTTCAAGGCCTGGTCGCCGTTCCTGATCCTCACCGTGCTGGTCACCATCTGGACCCTGAAACCGTTCAAGGCCGCGTTCGCGCCGGGCGGTGCGATGTACAACTTCGTGTTCAACTTCGCCATCCCGCACCTTGACCAACTGGTGATCAAGACCGCCCCGATCGTCGCCGCGCCAACCGCCATGCCAGCGGTGTTCAAGCTCGACCCGATCTCCGCCACCGGCACCGCGATCTTCCTCTCGGCGCTGATCTCCATGGCGGTGCTCAAGATCAACTTCAAAACTGGTCTGACCACTTTCAAAGAGACGTTCTGGGAACTGCGCTGGCCCATCCTGTCGATCGGCATGGTGCTGGCCTTCGCCTTCGTCACCAACTACTCGGGCATGTCCTCGACCATGGCCCTGGTCCTGGCCGGCACCGGCGCCGCGTTCCCGTTCTTCTCGCCGTTCCTCGGCTGGCTGGGCGTGTTCCTGACAGGCTCGGACACCTCGTCCAACGCCCTGTTCAGCTCGCTGCAAGCCACCACCGCACACCAGATCGGGGTCAACGACACCCTGCTGGTGGCCGCCAACACCAGCGGCGGCGTGACCGGCAAGATGATTTCGCCGCAGTCCATCGCCGTGGCCTGCGCTGCCACCGGCCTGGTGGGCAAGGAATCCGACCTGTTCCGCTTCACCGTCAAGCACAGCCTGTTCTTCGCCACCATCGTGGGCCTGATCACCCTGATCCAGGCTTACTGGCTGACCGGCATGCTGGTTCATCACTAA
- the fur gene encoding ferric iron uptake transcriptional regulator: MVENSELRKAGLKVTLPRVKILQMLDSTEQRHMSAEDVYKALMEAGEDVGLATVYRVLTQFEAAGLVVRHNFDGGHAVFELADGGHHDHMVNVETSEVIEFMDAEIEKRQREIVAEHGYELVDHNLVLYVRKKK; this comes from the coding sequence ATGGTTGAAAATAGCGAATTACGCAAAGCCGGTCTCAAGGTTACCCTGCCTCGAGTAAAGATCCTTCAGATGCTCGATTCTACCGAGCAGCGTCACATGAGTGCCGAGGATGTCTACAAGGCCTTGATGGAGGCTGGCGAGGACGTCGGCCTGGCCACCGTCTACCGCGTGCTGACCCAGTTCGAAGCGGCGGGTCTGGTGGTTCGCCACAACTTCGACGGCGGTCACGCGGTCTTCGAACTGGCGGATGGCGGTCACCACGACCATATGGTCAACGTGGAGACCAGTGAAGTCATCGAGTTCATGGACGCTGAAATCGAGAAGCGTCAGCGCGAGATCGTGGCCGAGCATGGCTACGAGCTGGTGGACCACAATCTGGTCCTCTACGTGCGTAAGAAAAAGTAA
- a CDS encoding integrase domain-containing protein: MCAQTARLSDRQLKAVKAKDKDYVLTDGDGLQLRVRVNRSMQWNFNYRHPVTKNRINMALGSYPEVTLAQARRKAVEAREVLAQGIDPKAQRNDLAQAKLAETEHTFEKVATAWFELKKDSVTPAYAEDIWRSLTLHVFPSMKSTPISEVSAPMVIKILRPIEAKGSLETVKRLSQRLNEIMTYGANSGMIFANPLSGIRAVFKKPKKENMAALPPEELPELMLEIANASIKRTTRCLIEWQLHTMTRPAEAATTRWVDIDFERRVWTIPPERMKKRRPHNIPLSDQAVALLESLKTHSGHREYVFPSDRNPRTHANSQTANMALKRMGFQDRLVSHGMRSMASTILNEHGWDPELIEVALAHVDRDEVRSAYNRADYIERRRPMMAWWSQYIKQAATGSLLASAYSEIRDKK, from the coding sequence ATGTGCGCTCAAACAGCTCGTCTCTCCGACCGCCAGCTCAAGGCGGTCAAGGCCAAAGACAAGGACTACGTCCTCACGGATGGCGACGGCCTGCAGCTTCGCGTCCGGGTCAACCGCTCGATGCAGTGGAATTTCAACTACAGGCATCCGGTCACCAAAAATCGAATCAACATGGCGCTCGGCTCCTACCCTGAGGTCACTCTGGCACAAGCTCGGCGGAAAGCGGTTGAGGCTAGGGAAGTACTTGCGCAGGGGATCGACCCCAAAGCTCAGCGCAATGATCTCGCGCAGGCCAAGCTAGCCGAGACGGAACATACATTCGAGAAAGTAGCTACCGCCTGGTTCGAGCTGAAAAAGGACTCGGTTACGCCTGCCTATGCCGAGGACATCTGGCGCTCACTCACTCTGCACGTTTTCCCGAGCATGAAATCGACTCCGATCTCGGAAGTCAGCGCACCGATGGTGATAAAAATCCTTCGCCCTATCGAAGCCAAAGGCAGTTTGGAAACGGTGAAGCGGCTTAGCCAGCGCCTCAACGAGATCATGACCTACGGGGCCAATTCGGGAATGATTTTCGCGAACCCGCTCAGCGGGATTCGGGCGGTATTCAAGAAACCGAAGAAAGAAAATATGGCGGCGCTACCTCCCGAGGAGCTTCCTGAGCTCATGCTGGAAATAGCGAATGCCAGTATCAAGCGCACGACCCGCTGCCTGATCGAATGGCAGTTGCACACCATGACTCGCCCCGCCGAGGCGGCAACTACTCGCTGGGTAGACATCGATTTTGAAAGGCGAGTCTGGACTATCCCACCGGAGCGGATGAAGAAGCGCCGCCCACACAACATCCCGTTGAGTGATCAAGCAGTTGCGCTGCTGGAATCACTTAAGACTCACAGCGGCCATCGCGAATACGTCTTCCCATCAGACAGAAACCCGCGCACCCACGCCAATAGTCAGACTGCCAACATGGCGTTGAAACGCATGGGGTTCCAGGACCGATTGGTCAGTCATGGCATGCGCTCCATGGCCAGCACCATTTTGAACGAGCATGGGTGGGATCCCGAGCTCATTGAGGTTGCCCTCGCACACGTAGACAGGGATGAGGTACGCAGCGCATACAACCGGGCCGACTATATCGAGCGGCGGCGTCCCATGATGGCTTGGTGGAGTCAGTACATCAAGCAAGCCGCCACTGGCAGCCTGCTTGCATCTGCCTACAGCGAAATTAGAGATAAAAAATAA